A stretch of the Vigna radiata var. radiata cultivar VC1973A unplaced genomic scaffold, Vradiata_ver6 scaffold_43, whole genome shotgun sequence genome encodes the following:
- the LOC106752674 gene encoding uncharacterized protein LOC106752674 isoform X1 has protein sequence MKFEFSQTYNSAFQFTLSPMATAAFKSTTKRTSVGASSADDSASSSSLHHRRSRSLSRPARHTFPSRDDDGADRRTPKGRFVNTIRGSVFPEISLDDLAIEFFESANRGRFGGSRTSESEASPAGAGASQRRGRSVSRKSSGTGDDRRSSVGGGGGVRPVADANSRRRRSVSVVRYQISDSESDLDQSQNSRSRSNLKNADVGNKLMHEPVASDQRPVLRKSLSQRDLRVYDGYSSHSSVLTDDEAATAHSDKSGVAKLRAVHAQKKVPLTGMDKGLHKAKQKVLRNMEPEQAVVKPRTSTLSTADHLLSSNSSIRSSYETELEQSEKRKQELLAEIVYEEQRGRELSKIVSELIPAKEDNHIQNPSRIRKRSNDRSRVSMRLTEEAERYIEDFISNVEDTDISSLDGERSDASSSIGGLIKPETFNSLPVTVPRSLPVLMDGVALPWLQWETGNDASPMTSLNKARMAVTPKTSSSTQENIKVEDQGSISISSRGSWSPDYLQEYVGKDVYSKFGEAYCHTDQSLSAKSKGLRYDMDDYLKVKSNEDLLIESWMQRRRINSGSLLLCSLRLF, from the exons ATGAAGTTTGAATTTTCACAAACCTATAATTCTGCATTTCAATTTACCCTCTCTCCGATGGCCACCGCGGCATTCAAATCCACCACCAAGAGAACTTCCGTGGGAGCCTCCTCTGCCGACGACTCCGCCTCCTCCTCCTCCCTCCACCACCGCCGCTCCCGGAGCCTCAGCCGCCCCGCCCGTCACACATTCCCCTCTCGTGACGACGACGGCGCCGATCGCCGCACTCCGAAAGGTCGCTTCGTCAACACCATCCGCGGCTCCGTCTTCCCAGAGATCAGCCTCGACGATCTCGCCATCGAGTTCTTCGAGTCCGCGAATCGCGGCCGCTTCGGCGGTTCTAGAACCTCCGAGTCAGAGGCCAGTCCCGCCGGCGCCGGCGCGTCGCAGCGGCGAGGGAGGTCGGTATCAAGGAAGAGTTCCGGAACCGGAGATGATAGACGGAGCAGTGTTGGCGGTGGCGGTGGGGTAAGACCTGTAGCCGATGCGAATTCGAGAAGACGGAGATCGGTATCGGTGGTTAGGTATCAAATTAGCGATTCCGAG AGTGACCTGGACCAATCTCAGAATTCTAGAAGTCGTTCCAATCTGAAAAATGCTGATGTCGGGAACAAGCTAATGCACGAGCCAGTTGCTTCAGATCAAAGACCAGTGCTCAGAAAGTCCCTTAGTCAGAGGGATTTGAGGGTGTACGATGGCTACTCT AGTCATTCTTCTGTTCTCACGGATGATGAAGCAGCAACAGCTCACTCTGATAAAAGTGGAGTTGCGAAACTACGGGCAGTTCATGCACAGAAAAAG GTGCCACTTACTGGCATGGATAAAGGATTGCACAAAGCAAAGCAGAAAGTATTAAGGAATATGGAACCTGAACAG GCTGTGGTAAAACCGAGGACCTCCACTTTATCCACAGCTGATCATTTGTTATCAAGCAATTCTTCTATCAGAAGTAGCTACGAAACTGAACTGGAACAG TCAGAGAAGCGAAAACAAGAATTATTAGCTGAAATAGTGTATGAGGAGCAGCGAGGCAGAGAACTTTCTAAGATTGTTAGTGAATTGATTCCTGCCAAGGAGGACAATCATATACAAAATCCATCGAGAATCAGGAAG AGAAGTAATGACAGAAGCCGAGTGTCAATGCGGTTGACTGAGGAGGCTGAGAGATATATTGAGGATTTTATTTCAAATGTTGAAGATACGGATATTTCATCACTTGATGGTGAAAGGAGTGATGCAAGCTCATCCATTGGAGGACTAATAAAACCAGAAACATTTAATAGCCTTCCAGTCACTGTTCCTAGATCTCTTCCTGTTTTGATGGATGGAGTTGCATTGCCATGGTTGCAATGGGAGACAGGGAATGATGCTTCTCCTATGACAAGCCTGAATAAGGCACGTATGGCAGTCACTCCAAAAACGTCAAGTTCTACTCAG GAAAACATCAAAGTGGAAGATCAAGGTAGCATTTCTATTAGCAGTCGTGGAAGCTGGAGCCCTGATTACCTTCAGGAGTATGTTGGAAAAGATGTATACAGTAAATTTGGAGAAGCTTATTGTCACACGGACCAGTCATTATCAGCTAAATCCAAAGGATTAAGGTATGATATGGATGATTACCTCAAAGTTAAAAGTAATGAAGATTTGTTGATTGAGAGTTGGATGCAACGGCGTAGAATTAATTCAGGCAGTCTCCTATTGTGTAGCCTAAGATTATTTTAG
- the LOC106752674 gene encoding uncharacterized protein LOC106752674 isoform X2, whose amino-acid sequence MKFEFSQTYNSAFQFTLSPMATAAFKSTTKRTSVGASSADDSASSSSLHHRRSRSLSRPARHTFPSRDDDGADRRTPKGRFVNTIRGSVFPEISLDDLAIEFFESANRGRFGGSRTSESEASPAGAGASQRRGRSVSRKSSGTGDDRRSSVGGGGGVRPVADANSRRRRSVSVVRYQISDSENSRSRSNLKNADVGNKLMHEPVASDQRPVLRKSLSQRDLRVYDGYSSHSSVLTDDEAATAHSDKSGVAKLRAVHAQKKVPLTGMDKGLHKAKQKVLRNMEPEQAVVKPRTSTLSTADHLLSSNSSIRSSYETELEQSEKRKQELLAEIVYEEQRGRELSKIVSELIPAKEDNHIQNPSRIRKRSNDRSRVSMRLTEEAERYIEDFISNVEDTDISSLDGERSDASSSIGGLIKPETFNSLPVTVPRSLPVLMDGVALPWLQWETGNDASPMTSLNKARMAVTPKTSSSTQENIKVEDQGSISISSRGSWSPDYLQEYVGKDVYSKFGEAYCHTDQSLSAKSKGLRYDMDDYLKVKSNEDLLIESWMQRRRINSGSLLLCSLRLF is encoded by the exons ATGAAGTTTGAATTTTCACAAACCTATAATTCTGCATTTCAATTTACCCTCTCTCCGATGGCCACCGCGGCATTCAAATCCACCACCAAGAGAACTTCCGTGGGAGCCTCCTCTGCCGACGACTCCGCCTCCTCCTCCTCCCTCCACCACCGCCGCTCCCGGAGCCTCAGCCGCCCCGCCCGTCACACATTCCCCTCTCGTGACGACGACGGCGCCGATCGCCGCACTCCGAAAGGTCGCTTCGTCAACACCATCCGCGGCTCCGTCTTCCCAGAGATCAGCCTCGACGATCTCGCCATCGAGTTCTTCGAGTCCGCGAATCGCGGCCGCTTCGGCGGTTCTAGAACCTCCGAGTCAGAGGCCAGTCCCGCCGGCGCCGGCGCGTCGCAGCGGCGAGGGAGGTCGGTATCAAGGAAGAGTTCCGGAACCGGAGATGATAGACGGAGCAGTGTTGGCGGTGGCGGTGGGGTAAGACCTGTAGCCGATGCGAATTCGAGAAGACGGAGATCGGTATCGGTGGTTAGGTATCAAATTAGCGATTCCGAG AATTCTAGAAGTCGTTCCAATCTGAAAAATGCTGATGTCGGGAACAAGCTAATGCACGAGCCAGTTGCTTCAGATCAAAGACCAGTGCTCAGAAAGTCCCTTAGTCAGAGGGATTTGAGGGTGTACGATGGCTACTCT AGTCATTCTTCTGTTCTCACGGATGATGAAGCAGCAACAGCTCACTCTGATAAAAGTGGAGTTGCGAAACTACGGGCAGTTCATGCACAGAAAAAG GTGCCACTTACTGGCATGGATAAAGGATTGCACAAAGCAAAGCAGAAAGTATTAAGGAATATGGAACCTGAACAG GCTGTGGTAAAACCGAGGACCTCCACTTTATCCACAGCTGATCATTTGTTATCAAGCAATTCTTCTATCAGAAGTAGCTACGAAACTGAACTGGAACAG TCAGAGAAGCGAAAACAAGAATTATTAGCTGAAATAGTGTATGAGGAGCAGCGAGGCAGAGAACTTTCTAAGATTGTTAGTGAATTGATTCCTGCCAAGGAGGACAATCATATACAAAATCCATCGAGAATCAGGAAG AGAAGTAATGACAGAAGCCGAGTGTCAATGCGGTTGACTGAGGAGGCTGAGAGATATATTGAGGATTTTATTTCAAATGTTGAAGATACGGATATTTCATCACTTGATGGTGAAAGGAGTGATGCAAGCTCATCCATTGGAGGACTAATAAAACCAGAAACATTTAATAGCCTTCCAGTCACTGTTCCTAGATCTCTTCCTGTTTTGATGGATGGAGTTGCATTGCCATGGTTGCAATGGGAGACAGGGAATGATGCTTCTCCTATGACAAGCCTGAATAAGGCACGTATGGCAGTCACTCCAAAAACGTCAAGTTCTACTCAG GAAAACATCAAAGTGGAAGATCAAGGTAGCATTTCTATTAGCAGTCGTGGAAGCTGGAGCCCTGATTACCTTCAGGAGTATGTTGGAAAAGATGTATACAGTAAATTTGGAGAAGCTTATTGTCACACGGACCAGTCATTATCAGCTAAATCCAAAGGATTAAGGTATGATATGGATGATTACCTCAAAGTTAAAAGTAATGAAGATTTGTTGATTGAGAGTTGGATGCAACGGCGTAGAATTAATTCAGGCAGTCTCCTATTGTGTAGCCTAAGATTATTTTAG